The following proteins come from a genomic window of Populus nigra chromosome 6, ddPopNigr1.1, whole genome shotgun sequence:
- the LOC133695903 gene encoding cytochrome P450 CYP749A22-like — MAVVAAMGTTIIFLSSCGCLYLLLLFINFFNKAWWTPIRIQSALHSQGVKGPSYRFLHGNLKEIINLRKEAMSSPTELCHQSFSRIQPHVYLWSKLHGKNFFWWKGSQAQLVVYETEQIKVVLNNKDGNYLKPEVQPYLKKLFGDGLVTTRGEKWFKLRKVANHAFHGESLKDMIPEMVSSVEMMLGRWKDHRGKEIEVFQDFKVLTSEIISRTAFGSSYLEGQQIFEILTRMVFIFSKNLFKMRIPGIGKLVKTQDDIQSEKLGQLIRNSVIKMIKKREAAMAGEIDGYGSDFLGQLVKVYRSADMTSRITIDDLIDECKNFYIAGHETTTSALTWIVLMLATHADWQEKVRNEILELFGQQNPSLEGISRLKTMSMVINESLRLYPPVVGLLREVRKGTKLGNLIIPEKMEVHVPSLALHHDPQIWGDDVHLFKPDRFAEGVAKATKNNISAFLPFGMGPRNCLGMNFAYNEIKITLSMVLQRYKITLSPNYVHSPVLVLAICPRHGLQVMIKAV; from the exons atggctGTGGTGGCCGCCATGGGTACCACCATAATCTTCCTTTCAAGTTGCGGATGCCTATACCTTCTTTTGCTTTTCATCAACTTCTTTAACAAAGCGTGGTGGACCCCAATTCGCATACAATCTGCCTTGCATTCACAAGGAGTGAAAGGCCCTTCTTACAGATTCCTTCACGGAAACTTGAAAGAGATCATCAACTTGAGAAAAGAGGCTATGAGCAGTCCCACGGAATTATGCCATCAATCCTTCTCTAGAATTCAACCTCATGTTTATTTATGGAGCAAGCTGCATG GGAAGAATTTCTTTTGGTGGAAAGGTAGTCAAGCACAATTGGTAGTCTATGAAACAGAACAGATTAAAGTAGTCTTGAATAATAAAGATGGAAATTACCTCAAACCTGAGGTGCAACCTTATTTAAAGAAGCTCTTTGGGGATGGACTTGTGACAACCAGAGGTGAAAAATGGTTTAAGCTGCGCAAAGTGGCCAATCATGCTTTCCATGGAGAGAGTTTGAAa GATATGATTCCGGAAATGGTTTCGAGCGTGGAGATGATGCTTGGGAGATGGAAAGATCATCGAGGCAAGGAGATTGAAGTATTCCAAGACTTCAAGGTCTTAACATCAGAAATAATTTCCAGGACAGCTTTTGGAAGCAGCTACTTGGAAGGGCAGCAGATATTTGAAATATTGACGAGGATGGTTTTCATTTTCTCCAAAAACCTTTTTAAGATGAGAATTCCTGGAATTGG AAAACTTGTTAAGACACAAGATGATATTCAATCAGAAAAACTTGGCCAACTCATAAGAAACAGTGTCATAAAGatgataaagaaaagagaggcgGCAATGGCAGGTGAGATAGATGGTTATGGAAGTGATTTTCTTGGACAACTAGTGAAGGTTTATCGCAGTGCTGATATGACAAGCCGGATAACAATAGATGACTTGATTGATGAGTGCAAGAACTTTTACATTGCTGGACATGAGACAACAACAAGTGCTCTTACATGGATTGTTCTAATGCTAGCAACTCATGCAGATTGGCAAGAAAAAGTAAGGAATGAGATCCTTGAATTGTTTGGCCAACAGAATCCAAGTCTAGAAGGCATTTCAAGATTGAAGACT ATGAGCATGGTTATCAATGAATCTCTAAGGTTATATCCCCCTGTCGTCGGTCTCCTACGTGAAGtaagaaaaggaacaaaattggGAAATCTAATCATTCCAGAAAAGATGGAGGTCCATGTTCCCTCTCTAGCTCTCCATCATGACCCTCAAATATGGGGAGATGATGTTCACCTTTTCAAGCCTGATAGATTTGCAGAAGGGGTGGCTAAAGCTactaaaaataacatttctGCATTCCTGCCATTTGGTATGGGACCTAGAAATTGTTTGGGCATGAACTTTGcatataatgaaataaagatTACACTCTCAATGGTTCTGCAGCGGTACAAGATCACCCTATCACCTAATTATGTCCATTCACCAGTTCTCGTTCTTGCAATATGCCCACGACATGGACTTCAAGTCATGATCAAGGCAGTgtga
- the LOC133695969 gene encoding cytochrome P450 CYP749A22-like, which yields MGNLAFYISCCMCLAFLSILVKFLKEVWWKPIRIQSMMRSQGIRGPSYKFIHGNTKEIINMRKSVQSTPMELSHHELLPIVQPHIHAWIKLYGMTFMYWHGSQAQLVVTEPDLIKEILNNKNGAFPKRNLPVYMKKLLGDGIVAANGEKWFKLRKLSNHAFHAECLKSMIPAMIASVEVMLKRWRQHDGKEIDVFQEFKLLTSEIISRTAFGSSYLEGQHVFDMLTKMGDIIVRNHYKITIPGIGKFVKMRDDIESDKLEQEMRNCFINMIKNREKAATEGKWGDFGSDFLGILLLAHHETDEAKRISVEDIIDECKTFYFAGHETTRTSLTWTVLLLAFHTDWQDKARREVLELFGMQNIPNPEGITKLKTVSMIINETIRLYSPAIHIPRMVRKEVRLGKLIIPANTDIYIPLVVVHHNPEIWGEDAHLFKPERFADGVAKATNNNMNAFLPFGLGPRSCVGLNFSFTETKIALAMILQHYRFTLSPTYIHSPAHLLTMSPRHGVQIMLETL from the exons ATGGGAAACCTGGCATTCTATATCTCATGTTGCATGTGTTTAGCCTTCCTCTCAATTCTTGTCAAGTTCTTGAAAGAAGTATGGTGGAAACCAATTCGCATACAATCCATGATGAGGTCACAAGGAATCAGAGGCCCTTCTTATAAATTCATCCATGGAAACACCAAAGAGATTATCAATATGAGAAAGAGTGTCCAAAGCACTCCCATGGAGTTATCACATCATGAGTTGCTCCCGATAGTACAGCCACACATTCATGCATGGATCAAGCTATATG GGATGACTTTCATGTATTGGCATGGTTCTCAAGCTCAACTGGTTGTGACGGAACCTGATCTGATTAAAGAAATCCTTAACAATAAAAACGGAGCATTTCCGAAAAGAAATCTTCCAGTTTACATGAAGAAGCTATTGGGGGATGGAATTGTAGCAGCCAATGGTGAAAAATGGTTCAAGCTGCGAAAACTATCCAACCATGCTTTCCATGCAGAGTGCTTGAAA AGCATGATTCCGGCAATGATTGCCAGTGTCGAGGTGATGCTTAAAAGATGGAGACAACATGATGGCAAGGAGATTGACGTGTTTCAAGAGTTCAAGCTTTTGACATCAGAAATTATTTCCAGGACAGCTTTTGGAAGCAGCTACCTGGAAGGACAACATgtatttgacatgttaaccaaaaTGGGTGACATTATTGTCAGGAACCATTATAAGATTACAATTCCTGGAATTGG AAAATTTGTGAAAATGAGGGATGATATTGAATCAGACAAGCTCGAGCAAGAGATGAGAAATTGCTTCATAAATATGATTAAGAATAGAGAGAAAGCAGCTACGGAGGGAAAATGGGGCGACTTTGGAAGTGATTTTCTTGGAATACTATTGTTGGCTCATCATGAAACAGATGAGGCAAAAAGAATATCTGTTGAAGACATCATTGATGAATGCAAAACCTTCTATTTTGCTGGACATGAAACAACCAGAACCTCACTCACCTGGACTGTTCTTCTTTTAGCATTTCATACAGATTGGCAGGATAAGGCCAGGAGGGAGGTCCTTGAATTATTTGGCATGCAAAATATTCCAAACCCAGAAGGCATCACAAAACTGAAGACG GTGAGCATGATTATCAATGAAACTATACGATTATATTCTCCTGCTATTCACATCCCAAGGATGGTCCGCAAGGAAGTAAGATTGGGGAAACTAATTATTCCAGCAAACACAGATATCTATATTCCACTTGTTGTAGTTCACCATAACCCTGAAATATGGGGAGAAGATGCTCACCTTTTCAAGCCAGAGAGATTTGCAGATGGGGTCGCTAAAGCTACAAACAATAACATGAATGCATTTCTTCCATTTGGCTTGGGACCTCGGAGTTGTGTGGGGTTAAACTTCTCATTTACTGAAACAAAGATTGCGCTTGCAATGATCCTGCAACATTACAGGTTTACTTTATCTCCAACTTATATCCACTCACCAGCTCACCTTCTTACGATGTCCCCACGACATGGAGTCCAAATCATGCTCGAGACCTTGTAA
- the LOC133696246 gene encoding cytochrome P450 CYP749A22-like isoform X1, giving the protein MEALIIFILSCLCVLFILHLIKFFIKVWWDPIRLQSAMRSQGMKGPPYRFLHGNTKEIYNMRNEIMSSPMELSHQMLARIQPHVYSWIKLYGMNFLNWYGPQAQLVITEPKLIKEVLSNKDGAYPKLVIQNYAEKLLGDGLVLSQGKKWLKMRKLAIHAFHAESLKGTIPAMIVSVETMLDRWRREGIKEIEVFQEFKVLTSEIISRAAFRSSYLEGKNIFDMLTRMALIVGRNNYKVGISGIKRFFKTRDDIESEKLDRGIRDSMLKVIKRREEVMMGTEPDGYGSDFLGLLLKAYHENDKTKKISIDDLIDECKTFYVAGHETTTSSLTWTLLFLAIHTDWQNRAREEVLQIFGQQNPCPDSIGRLKTMTMIVNESLRLYPPVFNLTREVQREVKLGNLIVPAKMTLSLSVLALHNNPQIWGEDAHLFKPERFAGGVAEASKNNATAFLPFGLGPRSCVGLNFALSEIKIALSMILQHYSFTLSPTYVHSPEHILTISPRYGLQILFEAL; this is encoded by the exons ATGGAAGCCCTGATAATTTTCATTCTAAGTTGCCTGTGTGTGCTTTTCATTCTACATCTCATAAAGTTCTTCATCAAAGTATGGTGGGATCCAATTCGATTACAATCTGCGATGAGGTCACAAGGCATGAAAGGTCCTCCTTACAGGTTTCTACATGGAAACACCAAAGAGATTTACAATATGAGAAATGAAATCATGAGCAGTCCAATGGAACTATCACACCAGATGCTTGCTAGAATTCAACCTCATGTTTATTCGTGGATCAAGCTGTATG GGATGAACTTTCTTAATTGGTATGGTCCCCAAGCTCAATTAGTAATCACTGAACCTAAGCTGATCAAAGAGGTATTGAGCAATAAAGATGGAGCATACCCTAAATTAGTGATCCAAAATTATGCAGAGAAGCTCTTAGGGGATGGACTTGTATTGTCCCAAGGTAAAAAATGGCTTAAGATGCGTAAACTAGCGATCCACGCATTTCATGCAGAGAGCTTGAAA GGGACGATTCCAGCAATGATCGTGAGTGTAGAGACAATGCTTGACAGATGGAGACGGGAGGGAATCAAGGAAATTGAGGTCTTCCAAGAATTCAAGGTCTTAACATCAGAGATAATTTCCAGGGCTGCTTTCAGGAGCAGTTATCTGGAAGGGAAAAACATCTTTGATATGCTGACGAGAATGGCTCTCATAGTTGGCAGAAACAACTATAAAGTTGGAATTTCTGGGATTAA AAGATTTTTCAAGACAAGGGATGATATTGAATCAGAGAAACTTGATCGAGGGATACGGGACTCTATGTTAAAGGTtataaagagaagagaagaggtgATGATGGGTACTGAACCAGATGGTTATGGAAGTGATTTTCTTGGTCTACTTCTAAAGGCTTATCATGAAAATGATAAgacaaagaaaatatcaatAGATGATCTGATCGATGAGTGCAAGACTTTTTATGTTGCTGGACATGAAACAACCACAAGCTCACTTACCTGGACGCTTCTCTTTCTAGCAATTCATACAGATTGGCAAAACAGAGCAAGGGAGGAGGTGCTTCAAATATTTGGCCAGCAAAATCCATGTCCTGATAGTATTGGAAGACTGAAAACT ATGACCATGATTGTTAATGAGTCTTTAAGGCTATATCCTCCAGTTTTCAATCTCACGAGAGAAGTCCAAAGGGAAGTCAAACTGGGGAACCTAATTGTTCCGGCAAAGATGACTCTGAGTTTGTCAGTACTTGCACTTCACAATAATCCACAAATATGGGGGGAAGATGCTCACCTTTTCAAACCAGAAAGATTTGCAGGCGGGGTGGCCGAAGCTTCCAAGAATAATGCCACTGCTTTTCTTCCATTCGGCTTGGGACCTCGAAGTTGTGTGGGCTTGAACTTTGCACTTTCAGAAATTAAGATTGCACTCTCTATGATTCTACAGCATTACAGCTTCACTTTGTCACCCACCTATGTCCACTCGCCAGAGCACATTCTAACAATAAGCCCACGATATGGACTTCAAATCCTATTCGAGGCACTGTAA
- the LOC133696246 gene encoding cytochrome P450 CYP749A22-like isoform X3 yields MEALIIFILSCLCVLFILHLIKFFIKVWWDPIRLQSAMRSQGMKGPPYRFLHGNTKEIYNMRNEIMSSPMELSHQMLARIQPHVYSWIKLYEKLLGDGLVLSQGKKWLKMRKLAIHAFHAESLKGTIPAMIVSVETMLDRWRREGIKEIEVFQEFKVLTSEIISRAAFRSSYLEGKNIFDMLTRMALIVGRNNYKVGISGIKRFFKTRDDIESEKLDRGIRDSMLKVIKRREEVMMGTEPDGYGSDFLGLLLKAYHENDKTKKISIDDLIDECKTFYVAGHETTTSSLTWTLLFLAIHTDWQNRAREEVLQIFGQQNPCPDSIGRLKTMTMIVNESLRLYPPVFNLTREVQREVKLGNLIVPAKMTLSLSVLALHNNPQIWGEDAHLFKPERFAGGVAEASKNNATAFLPFGLGPRSCVGLNFALSEIKIALSMILQHYSFTLSPTYVHSPEHILTISPRYGLQILFEAL; encoded by the exons ATGGAAGCCCTGATAATTTTCATTCTAAGTTGCCTGTGTGTGCTTTTCATTCTACATCTCATAAAGTTCTTCATCAAAGTATGGTGGGATCCAATTCGATTACAATCTGCGATGAGGTCACAAGGCATGAAAGGTCCTCCTTACAGGTTTCTACATGGAAACACCAAAGAGATTTACAATATGAGAAATGAAATCATGAGCAGTCCAATGGAACTATCACACCAGATGCTTGCTAGAATTCAACCTCATGTTTATTCGTGGATCAAGCTGTATG AGAAGCTCTTAGGGGATGGACTTGTATTGTCCCAAGGTAAAAAATGGCTTAAGATGCGTAAACTAGCGATCCACGCATTTCATGCAGAGAGCTTGAAA GGGACGATTCCAGCAATGATCGTGAGTGTAGAGACAATGCTTGACAGATGGAGACGGGAGGGAATCAAGGAAATTGAGGTCTTCCAAGAATTCAAGGTCTTAACATCAGAGATAATTTCCAGGGCTGCTTTCAGGAGCAGTTATCTGGAAGGGAAAAACATCTTTGATATGCTGACGAGAATGGCTCTCATAGTTGGCAGAAACAACTATAAAGTTGGAATTTCTGGGATTAA AAGATTTTTCAAGACAAGGGATGATATTGAATCAGAGAAACTTGATCGAGGGATACGGGACTCTATGTTAAAGGTtataaagagaagagaagaggtgATGATGGGTACTGAACCAGATGGTTATGGAAGTGATTTTCTTGGTCTACTTCTAAAGGCTTATCATGAAAATGATAAgacaaagaaaatatcaatAGATGATCTGATCGATGAGTGCAAGACTTTTTATGTTGCTGGACATGAAACAACCACAAGCTCACTTACCTGGACGCTTCTCTTTCTAGCAATTCATACAGATTGGCAAAACAGAGCAAGGGAGGAGGTGCTTCAAATATTTGGCCAGCAAAATCCATGTCCTGATAGTATTGGAAGACTGAAAACT ATGACCATGATTGTTAATGAGTCTTTAAGGCTATATCCTCCAGTTTTCAATCTCACGAGAGAAGTCCAAAGGGAAGTCAAACTGGGGAACCTAATTGTTCCGGCAAAGATGACTCTGAGTTTGTCAGTACTTGCACTTCACAATAATCCACAAATATGGGGGGAAGATGCTCACCTTTTCAAACCAGAAAGATTTGCAGGCGGGGTGGCCGAAGCTTCCAAGAATAATGCCACTGCTTTTCTTCCATTCGGCTTGGGACCTCGAAGTTGTGTGGGCTTGAACTTTGCACTTTCAGAAATTAAGATTGCACTCTCTATGATTCTACAGCATTACAGCTTCACTTTGTCACCCACCTATGTCCACTCGCCAGAGCACATTCTAACAATAAGCCCACGATATGGACTTCAAATCCTATTCGAGGCACTGTAA
- the LOC133696246 gene encoding cytochrome P450 CYP749A22-like isoform X2: MEALIIFILSCLCVLFILHLIKFFIKVWWDPIRLQSAMRSQGMKGPPYRFLHGNTKEIYNMRNEIMSSPMELSHQMLARIQPHVYSWIKLYGMNFLNWYGPQAQLVITEPKLIKEVLSNKDGAYPKLVIQNYAEKLLGDGLVLSQGKKWLKMRKLAIHAFHAESLKGTIPAMIVSVETMLDRWRREGIKEIEVFQEFKVLTSEIISRAAFRSSYLEGKNIFDMLTRMALIVGRNNYKVGISGIKFFKTRDDIESEKLDRGIRDSMLKVIKRREEVMMGTEPDGYGSDFLGLLLKAYHENDKTKKISIDDLIDECKTFYVAGHETTTSSLTWTLLFLAIHTDWQNRAREEVLQIFGQQNPCPDSIGRLKTMTMIVNESLRLYPPVFNLTREVQREVKLGNLIVPAKMTLSLSVLALHNNPQIWGEDAHLFKPERFAGGVAEASKNNATAFLPFGLGPRSCVGLNFALSEIKIALSMILQHYSFTLSPTYVHSPEHILTISPRYGLQILFEAL; this comes from the exons ATGGAAGCCCTGATAATTTTCATTCTAAGTTGCCTGTGTGTGCTTTTCATTCTACATCTCATAAAGTTCTTCATCAAAGTATGGTGGGATCCAATTCGATTACAATCTGCGATGAGGTCACAAGGCATGAAAGGTCCTCCTTACAGGTTTCTACATGGAAACACCAAAGAGATTTACAATATGAGAAATGAAATCATGAGCAGTCCAATGGAACTATCACACCAGATGCTTGCTAGAATTCAACCTCATGTTTATTCGTGGATCAAGCTGTATG GGATGAACTTTCTTAATTGGTATGGTCCCCAAGCTCAATTAGTAATCACTGAACCTAAGCTGATCAAAGAGGTATTGAGCAATAAAGATGGAGCATACCCTAAATTAGTGATCCAAAATTATGCAGAGAAGCTCTTAGGGGATGGACTTGTATTGTCCCAAGGTAAAAAATGGCTTAAGATGCGTAAACTAGCGATCCACGCATTTCATGCAGAGAGCTTGAAA GGGACGATTCCAGCAATGATCGTGAGTGTAGAGACAATGCTTGACAGATGGAGACGGGAGGGAATCAAGGAAATTGAGGTCTTCCAAGAATTCAAGGTCTTAACATCAGAGATAATTTCCAGGGCTGCTTTCAGGAGCAGTTATCTGGAAGGGAAAAACATCTTTGATATGCTGACGAGAATGGCTCTCATAGTTGGCAGAAACAACTATAAAGTTGGAATTTCTGGGATTAA ATTTTTCAAGACAAGGGATGATATTGAATCAGAGAAACTTGATCGAGGGATACGGGACTCTATGTTAAAGGTtataaagagaagagaagaggtgATGATGGGTACTGAACCAGATGGTTATGGAAGTGATTTTCTTGGTCTACTTCTAAAGGCTTATCATGAAAATGATAAgacaaagaaaatatcaatAGATGATCTGATCGATGAGTGCAAGACTTTTTATGTTGCTGGACATGAAACAACCACAAGCTCACTTACCTGGACGCTTCTCTTTCTAGCAATTCATACAGATTGGCAAAACAGAGCAAGGGAGGAGGTGCTTCAAATATTTGGCCAGCAAAATCCATGTCCTGATAGTATTGGAAGACTGAAAACT ATGACCATGATTGTTAATGAGTCTTTAAGGCTATATCCTCCAGTTTTCAATCTCACGAGAGAAGTCCAAAGGGAAGTCAAACTGGGGAACCTAATTGTTCCGGCAAAGATGACTCTGAGTTTGTCAGTACTTGCACTTCACAATAATCCACAAATATGGGGGGAAGATGCTCACCTTTTCAAACCAGAAAGATTTGCAGGCGGGGTGGCCGAAGCTTCCAAGAATAATGCCACTGCTTTTCTTCCATTCGGCTTGGGACCTCGAAGTTGTGTGGGCTTGAACTTTGCACTTTCAGAAATTAAGATTGCACTCTCTATGATTCTACAGCATTACAGCTTCACTTTGTCACCCACCTATGTCCACTCGCCAGAGCACATTCTAACAATAAGCCCACGATATGGACTTCAAATCCTATTCGAGGCACTGTAA